TGAGGACGGCTACGCGTCGCCGGCGAAGAAAGGCGCTTGAGTCACTCTACGCCTTTTCATCGCCTTTGCTCTTCAGTACATGAACCACGCCTGGGTGCTAAACACCCAACTCTTCTTCAGTATAAATACAATATAGTATAGCCAGCATGTACGTACCGACCACGAGTTGTGCAAGCCTTTTCGCAAATCAGGGAGCAACACGAGATAACCACTGCAAAACAATAAAAATAAAATTTACATACGAGGAGAACTCTCACTATGCCAGTAGTACACAACAGGGGCACAAACTTGCACACACACGTCATGCACTGGAGTCCTCCCACTCCTCGTGCAACACACAACCGAGAACCATACAAATGGCAGGGATATAAGAACTAACTAACTGATCACTAAAGCTCGAGAGAGAGCCGATCAAGGGGGCCAAACCGAACCCATCCACCGGCAAAGTTTTCGAGTGGGAATGATCACAGTAGATCTCTGACGGGGGCGCTCTGGTCTGGCAAATCATGCCCCCGAAAACCTCGCCTCCAGGAAATGAGTACAGCAGCAGGCAGAAAAAGAAGTGCGGAAGGTTATTTGCCAGAGTAAGGACGACGAGGTTCTTCAGTGTGATAGCCTGAAATAAGGATGATCTACTTCCAAGAATTCGGGGGGAGGAACCATCCCCACTGCAATCATGGCAGCAGCTTCAGGCAATAATGGATGGTGCTTTGTAGGGACAGGCTGCGATTATTTGACGCCTTTCCAGTTTCCACGTCCTGTAAAATGCCAACAATGGTGGTTTCGGTCAGGGGGCGAAAAATGAAGGAAAATACGCCGTGTGTTCACTGCTTCAGTTCATGTGAGCTATTATTATCAACCAACAATAATGTATTATGCATACGACGTTCCTGCTACTCAAAgctgcaatacagacaaacaggaTAGGTTGAGCTATGACACTTCATGTATACGGTTTCTAGTTTTCAGTTCAAAACAGAAGCTATGGGCAGACAGTCAGGTCCAAGGCTCCTGGGTGCAACGGCTCCTCAACTTCAGTGACCCTCTTTCCTGTGGTTCTTTTTAGACCAGCAGGAGCCAGAGCCAGAGCTTCAGTGCTCCGTTTCAGTAGAGCACTTTTTTTCCCCATTCCAGTTCATTTTAGAGAAGGTCACTGAAGCCCTTTCTTAAGGTTAATCACAGTATCATGTCAAATATATCCTCACTTGGCCAACCCTCCCCCCCAAGAAGATTCTGTTAGCATGTCAAACCAGGCTTAATTTCAACCCACAAAAAAAAAAATCCCAACAGCTTGCGCATAACAAGTAGGGTATTCGAAAAggataaaccgaggcaagcctTTCCCCGGAAATACGGAGGCTGCTTCAAACCCGCAACATGGTGATTCAGTGAGATAACCCCCACCATTGTACCTGCCCCTTCTCAAGCTTAATTTCGCTGCTGAATAAAAACCAAGAGCACACCAATCCCTTCCTTGAGGTGCATGCAATAGCAGGTTCAAATAGCCAACGGTGACTTGACTCCAGGATCAATATTTTGACACAATGGGGTACAATTCCCGGTAGCTTTATATACTATCAATCATGTAGATAAATTTCAGTAATACAGAGCGTAGTAAAGCACAGTACCTTGAGGCAGAGACTATATGTAGCAAGTAAATCGTATGTTATAACAAGCCTATATGTAGGATAATTTTACTATTTAAATGCTTAGCTTTGCATCATAATAAAGTCTCCCCTTCAAAGCTTTCCAGAAATAAGCATACTTTAGAATCTCAATGGCATCATTAAAGAGAAGCATATCTAAGATATAAAGGTTCTGCTATTATAAGTGGATACCAACAAGATTAATTGAACCTATTCATGATAGCATAACTATCGTAGCAGTATCCTTTATTTAATTTCTCTATTAAATATCTCAATAGGTGCAGTAAGTAGAGCACTACATAACTGAAAACAACAACTATCAAAAATAGTTCTAGAAATTTAAAATTATAGTCTTGAGTTTTGACAAGGACATCCTCATATCAGAAAAATAAGAAAAATGATGATCATATATGAATAAAGGGGTACAAGTACAACAGACACAATGTcagaggctcccacatgagtgtaCGGGGAAGCGATAAACCGATGCAAGTCTTTTTCTGTAAATGTGTTGAGGCTACTTCGAATTTGGACCTGGTGATTCGGTGAGACATATCTCACCACTGCGCCAATTATATTTTATCAATGCAAACCACAGACACATTATTAACTTTTCTAAAAAAGAAAGTATTGACACAACTATAATACTAACTACTAATAACTGTTAGAGCGTCTCCAACTGATTACATATCCTCCATCTCCTAAATCTATTTAGGTGACATCCTATTATTGGTCGTGtagctttttcttcttctcctttgtaAGTGGATATGGGAGAGGGTTGCATCTCCAACATTTAAGGGAGAGGGGTTGGATTTTGAGTAATTACTTAAAACTTTCAGATATTAGGGATAGAAAGAGTAATTCCTTGGAACAACCACAATTCATTTAATTGCAATTTTTGGTATTGGGGATGACGGATGAGATAAGTAATCTATTGAAGATGCTCTTAGGTGCAGCAGAAAGTAATATTGTGCAACAGACCAACCCTTTTGCTATTGTATTATTTATATGCTTTTCTTGTCAGACATAAGAACACAAAGCAATTGTCCTTGTCTCTTAATTTTCGAAAAACCTATCTAGTAAAGAAAAACTAGTCATTTTGAACATTTTTGAACTACTTTATGAACTTGCTAGCTAAAAAATAAAGAATACTCACGTATTTGTAATTGGGGCTACAAGTCATGGTTTGTTGAAAATACAGAATACACCATATAAAAGATCTTTCAATATGCAATATAACAATCATGGTTCATACATAATTCATGCTAGTTTCATAACTAAAGACCACCATAGGCAGTTCACCCAGAAAATACTTTATGGCAATCAAGTCTTGACAATAGTGAGAGAAGACCATGGTGAACTGCTCATCCTCCTTCTAGGGAGACAAGTGCCTTGTTTTGTTAGAAGACTGTTACAATAAAGATACATGCCTAGCCTTTTGATGCCATCATCTGACCTAGAGTCTAATAACCACCTAGTGCCTAGCCTAGCGCTTTTTATCTCTATGTCATTTTCTTGAGCAAATAAACCAGAGTTATATAAGCATACTCCCAAGACAAGACTAACACAACAATACCTTGTTTTCCAGAACATCAATAAATGTATAAGGGAAATTTTTCCTAATATATGTGTTGACAATCTTGGTTTGTTTTCAGGACACAAAACGTGTAAGGGGAtattgttgatttgttttcaccggaAACAACTTACCATCCCCACTTATTACTGTTGATACAACAGTCAATCAGAAATTCAGGTCATAAATTGCACATGCCACTTGTGGTCCATCTCTATTATTGAGGACAAAGACTTAGCCAATGATTTCTAAACTTCGAGTGGTAGATGAAACTCCAACAGCCATGTACCAAAAGCGATCTGATGAGAAATAAAATGCTTCACTAGGGATATGAAATGATGTATTCTTTAGCAAGCACCAAATCTACACTTTTGACCCTGTAATCTTAACATGGTCACATTATGTCATTCAAGTTTGAGCCAGAAAAATTTTAGCTCTGTTCTCTCTTGAAGTTGGTAAATAAGTGAGATTTATGATGTAACAGAAGATTGTGATTGGCATTTTACAGATACTAAGAGAAAAAACAAATATACTGTAACCTCTCAAATAATAACATGACTTTTTGAGGTAAATATTAAACTATCTATTTGAAATACATTTTCCCCGGGGGCAACAAGTGACAtacctatttgattggaatgtttGCAGTGGCACAGGTAAATTGTGTGGTTTAACAAAACAAGTTCTTCCCTTTCAACAAGTGACATACCTATTTTAGCTTATTTGATTGGAAATCTCAACTTTGCCCAAAGACCAAACATGTTCTTCCCTTTCAAAAAGAAAAATCATAGCATTTTACAACATGAGTTGGAGTTCACTTTTAGCTAACTTTTGATGCATATTTACTCAGACCTTGCACTGCTTCGGACAAACATAGTGAAGGAACAGGTAAATATTTTTCATTATACAGTGTCTCCTGTTTTTTTTGCATTTGATCATAGATTCATAGTACAAGAGGTCCTTGTCATGCAATACTACTACAACGTAGCCTAGGCTTACTACAAATTAAGGCATTAAAAATCCAGTGCCGGGCAAATAGAAACCATGTGATTGGCCTGTCTCCTGTGAAATAGCTGATGGGTGGAACAGAACACCAAACCAGATCCCTCTCCAGTGAGTAGCGAAACGACACCTGTTCTAATTTGTAAAGCTGGGCCGAATGCTCCCACTAAAGCCTTGACACTCGTCAATTGCCAAGAACCAGGCGAGAGTTTTATGGGATTTGGGGACACAAGGCACCTCGAGTTCCACCAAAAGGGAGCGATAATCATATCAAATTTCCAAATGGCAGGCACCTCGCCTTAAATTAAGGCCCCCAGCACACAAGCATCCAAAAAGCAAAGAAAGGTCGAGAGTTGATGAGCTTACCATCCAGATAGCAGCGCACTGCGCTGGGCAGGTGTCGATCAGTGCTTGCCCTTCTCCTTCATGTCTGCGTGCTGGAACCCGTTCCAGAGCTGGAACGCGGCGAACTGGCCGTCGGCCGTGGTGGGCGTGGTGACCGCCGCAGCTGCAGCGGCGGCAGAGCTGTACAGGAAGGGTATGTTGGGAGCGTCCAGTGGAGTAGAcagcctctggagctgctgctgctggtgatgGTGGCCGGAGATATGCGGCTGCGAATTGGACTGAAGGGCCCCCCTAGTGTTGACACCCATAAGACCCGAGGACATGGAGAAGTCGAGGTTGTATTCTCCGGCGGGAGCCGACGCCGGGGCCGGCGCCGGTGCCGCGTGGACGGGCATGAAATGGTCCTGCAAGaacgagaagtgcgtcatctcggcgtgcggctcgccgccgcccccggaggcgacggtgacggcaccaCTGGCCAAGCCGAAGTGCTGCGCTGGGGCCATGGCGATGGACGCAATGTTGCCGAGGTGAGGAGCGGGGGAGGCGAAGGCGTGCGCCATCGCGTGCCCCCCGCCCTTCCGGGGCTGCGCGAACCCGATGTAGTCGGTGGTGGCGGAGACAATCGTCGGCTGCCAGGACACCGACGACTGCCGCAGCTGGTGCTTGTGTTGAGCGGGGGCGGCGCTGGCCGCGGCCATCCCCGTAAGCAGCTCGGTGAAGGACGCCGCCTGCGCcgaggtggtggcggtggtgtCGTTGGCGGCGGGGTCCTTGTCCCTGGCAACGGTGTTCCGCTCCCTTGCGCGCTCCCGCGCCTTGACCCGGCTCTCGGAGCGGGAGAGGGAGAGGACGGAGCCCTTGCTGGTCTCGGACGTGCTGCTGCATCCGGACCTCgtgagctgctgctgctgctggtggtggtggtcgtcgtcgtcaccgACAGGCGGGGCGTGGTCCTTGGCGGAGGCCGGGTGCGCGGGGAAGCCCGCGGCGGCGTCGAGCGAGGGGAGCTTGTCGATGGCCTCGGCAGCGGCCCTGATGAGCCACTCGATGGCCTTGCTGGGCTGGTCGTAGCCGAGGCGGTCCTGCAGGTCGTAGAACTGGATGGCGGTGGCAACGGAGAGGCGGACGCGGCGGTCCCTGATGCCCTTGGCCGTGTACACCTTGCTGTGGCGGTCCTTGCCGCCGGAGGCCCGGGAGACGCGGTAGATCCGCGAGGCCGGGTGCTGCTGCGCccacggcgcggcggcgggcggctGCACGGCCACCGCCATCGCGCGTCGCTTCGGCTCCGGCtcggcgcccgcgcccgcgcccgcgcccttgGCCCTGCCCCGCTTGCCCCCGGCGCCGCCCATGGCCTCCACCTCCATCGTCGCGGCGGCCGCGGACCCCTACCACGCGCACCCGGCCGGCGCGCCCCGCATTGCCGTTGCCGCTCGCGGCGGCGGCTTCCCACTAGGACGGGCGTAATTCCGAGGCCGCGcgctcggcggcggcgctagcGGGTAGGAAGTCGTGGCAGTGAGAATGAGGGCGCGCGCGGGACGCGACGAGAGCGAGCAAGCGATCGGCGAGGCGGTGCGGTGCGGTCCGTCGTCGCCAGATCTGGAGCGGCGAGGGCGGCGGGGCGCGGGCGATCGGACCTGTGGTTCGGCAGGCGGCGCGCGGAGTCGGGAGGCGAAGGTCTGGGGGAGCGTGATGgatggagggagggagggagtggCTGCCTGACTGAGACTGACTGCCGCcagcgatggtggtggtgggtgGTGACTAGTGATGACTGACAGGCGAGAAGCGAGAAGCGAGATTTTATGAGGACGGGGGCGGAGGATAAAGGGGAGCTGCTGCCTGCTGGGCAGCGCAGTAGTAGGTGCGCGGCACGAGGCGAGGTGGCACGAGCGAAGGGACGGCGTGGCCTGCTGCCGCCTCTGCCGGTTCGGCAATGGCCAATGGCTGCCGGCTGCCGGCTGCCGTGAGTAGTGTGACAGTGTCAGGGCCAGCGGCGCACGGTGGCGGCGGCACGAGACGAGAGACCCCCACTGGCTACTACTTTGGGACGGACGGGGTTCCGCTCGCCGCCTCCCTGATCTGACGGCTGATGCGACGCGTCTCGTCGCTGTCCAGccgtggctcggcggcggcggatgTGATGTGACGCGATGTCGGCACTCGGGGGGAATTTCCGCCCATCATGAGAGGCGCCGGCGTTCGAGGCCGTCCGTCCCGTCCGTCCacatccaccaccaccacccatgCCAAATTGCGGGCGACGACCGATCACGTTCAGAAAGCCGAGCGACGACCGATCGCGTTCGCATCACTGTATGTACTTATTGTATTGTATGCACTGTTACGGACTGCCGTCGTTAGTACGTGGCTCGGCTTTTGTAGGCTGCAGTATATATGCAATCAAACATGCGTACAGTACCATGAACAAGATGAGAGAATAATGGAAGTGAGATACAGTCATACAGACGGCTGGACCGGTGGAAAGTCTAGCTGGGGGAGATCTCTATGCATCCAACTATTCAATCTCACCACAGCAGATCGTGTAAAATGggatttgtattgttcacaaaaaTAAAGTTTGAAATTTCTATCTATTAAAGCACGACACAAAGCTCTTCAACCAAAGTGTCCACGTTATCTTTTTATTTTTCAGTCGTCCGATCGTATCTCAACGGCGACGAGCAGCCTTCCTACCTCCTTATCCAGCGGGCCGGCCGCTTTCAATAAGTCTCGAGTTTTCTAGCTAGATAATGTCGAAGAGACACTTGCTCCAGCATTTCTCCTCTCGCTTCTTCCATTTTGAGGCGCTACTTCGAACAGGTATGAGCCATCCTCATGTTTTAGATCTGAGGTTTTTTTGCTTGCTTGCTTCTTGCGGACATTGCCACGATTCACACTCGGTGAGCAGTCTCGCGTCTGCTCCACTGTGCCGATGACCCATCCCTGCTTTCCATTGCCTTCGCGAACCCTAGCGGATGCTGCCGCATTTCTAATCCTTGCACAGATATCACCGTTTTCGTCGCTCCCCTCCACGGCCCTGCTCTGCCTGATGCACAACTGCATGGTGCCGCCGGTGTACGCGCCGTGCCTGATCAAGGCCGGGTTGAAGAACACACGGCTAATCGACCAGTGCCCTGGCGGGAGGGGCTGAGCTGATGTCAGGCTCACTGATCGTGTCTCAGCAACGCCAATGCCAATGCCGGATCACCTCGGATCAGTGGTTGGAAATAGCGGGGGAAGCAGAACTAAAGTTCCGATTCTTTGATTGTTTTGTCCAGTTGTTACTAACGTTCTTATTCTTTTTCCGATTTCTGGTTAGTTACAGGCAAGTAATTGCTTTAGTGATCCTGATTTACAGGTGTTTTCTTAGTTAGTGTATGTGCGTTTGTGTATCTCTCTACTGCataatgaacagtactcccggagCTTCAATCACACTGCCGCATGACACTGTTACATCTGATGATGGATGGTGTTAGTAGGAGCCAGCGATGTTATTTCCAGATCATGTCAGTGATCAATTCAATACGAGAAAGCACGCACAATGCTTGATTTTATTTGCCACGTTATAGTGACCTTTTTTTGTAGTGTGTCACCAGGTGTCCGGATGCAAGGATGTTGTTTTGGATCCTACATTTCTACCTTCCAACTTTTCAGTACTGCAAATATACTCATGATGTTAGCTGACTCAGTTGAACAAAGGACCTGGCAGCGTGCCCCCAACCCCACCCTCATCTATTTTCCTTCTATTACTTTGCTTTGTTTTTGTTTCAGTTGCATCAATCGACTCCTCAAGCTGTATTCCATCATCTATACAATTGAAATTTGTTATTGCATCAGTGTGATTTTTGTCAGATGACAGCTAATGAAAGTCACACAAACAAAACTATGAACCTATAAAAATCAAGCGTCTTAGATTTTGAAACAGTACGAGAAGTAAATATATTTACATAGAAGTTATTTTCTGGGAATAGTAATCTCTCCTAAGTGGGGGCGATTTTGTCCCGTCAAACGTGATGTAAACAAAAGGTTTGAACTTTCAAGAAATATTATGAAAAGACCACATCACTTTATTAGTTGTGAGCAAAGTTAGTGTGTATCATCGAACTACAACCACAGTCGTTTAAATAAAGTTAGTGTGTCCCAACGAAGCAAATGTTTTGCACAAACAATTACATATTGTATCATTGACATATGTTTCCAGAAAACTCCTGTATCAAGTTTTCCCCAGTATGGGCCAGATTAGAGGCCACATCATCTATTTGTTCATCCTACACGACAATATTTTCTTTTTACATAAGTAAGTACTTACACGAAAAGATATTTTTTGTTGTAAAATAAATAAGTACAACACGTCAAGTCAAAACGTTATATTCACCACAGGTCCACATCCACTGAATCTATCTAAAAAACTTTGCAAATTCCTAAACACAATTTTCATACTATGTATCTGCTTCCATGTATATAAATAGACCTATATATTGCTTATATAAATATACAATGCCATTTTTGCTTACTGTTTACATATCCAATTGATTGTTTAAATAAACAATTGTCAGAACGCTCGCGCAAAGCGCGAGCAAGCTACTAGTAGGAGATAAAGGCTGAGATAGGATAACCGCTGAAGATAGCCTTATATCCATTCTACT
This portion of the Zea mays cultivar B73 chromosome 2, Zm-B73-REFERENCE-NAM-5.0, whole genome shotgun sequence genome encodes:
- the LOC100383331 gene encoding Transcription factor PCF6, producing MEVEAMGGAGGKRGRAKGAGAGAGAEPEPKRRAMAVAVQPPAAAPWAQQHPASRIYRVSRASGGKDRHSKVYTAKGIRDRRVRLSVATAIQFYDLQDRLGYDQPSKAIEWLIRAAAEAIDKLPSLDAAAGFPAHPASAKDHAPPVGDDDDHHHQQQQQLTRSGCSSTSETSKGSVLSLSRSESRVKARERARERNTVARDKDPAANDTTATTSAQAASFTELLTGMAAASAAPAQHKHQLRQSSVSWQPTIVSATTDYIGFAQPRKGGGHAMAHAFASPAPHLGNIASIAMAPAQHFGLASGAVTVASGGGGEPHAEMTHFSFLQDHFMPVHAAPAPAPASAPAGEYNLDFSMSSGLMGVNTRGALQSNSQPHISGHHHQQQQLQRLSTPLDAPNIPFLYSSAAAAAAAVTTPTTADGQFAAFQLWNGFQHADMKEKGKH